The Pseudomonas azadiae genome includes a window with the following:
- a CDS encoding AAA family ATPase, translating into MEHREALLALRTFLSTQILGQEKLIDRLLIALLADGHMLVEGAPGLAKTKAIKELAEGIEAQFHRIQFTPDLLPADITGTEIYRPETGSFVFQQGPIFHNLVLADEINRAPAKVQSALLEAMAERQVSVGRSTYDLSPLFLVMATQNPIEQEGTYPLPEAQLDRFLMHVKIGFPDAAVERRILQQARGEALNGETKPERRVSQQAIFAARKEILGLYMADAVEEYLVQLVMATRTPAKFDPEMAEWIAYGASPRGSIALDRCARAHAWLAGRDFVSPEDIQAVLFDVLRHRIILSFEAEAAGIDQDRVVQRILDVVAVA; encoded by the coding sequence ATGGAACATCGTGAAGCGCTGCTTGCGCTGCGAACCTTTCTTTCTACGCAGATTCTCGGCCAGGAAAAACTCATCGATCGCCTGCTGATCGCCTTGCTCGCCGACGGCCATATGCTGGTCGAAGGCGCGCCGGGCCTGGCCAAGACCAAGGCCATCAAAGAGCTGGCCGAAGGCATCGAAGCGCAGTTCCATCGTATCCAGTTCACCCCCGACCTGTTGCCCGCCGACATTACCGGCACCGAGATCTACCGTCCGGAAACCGGCAGCTTCGTGTTCCAGCAGGGGCCGATCTTCCACAACCTGGTGCTGGCCGACGAAATCAACCGTGCGCCGGCCAAGGTGCAGTCGGCGCTGCTGGAAGCCATGGCCGAGCGCCAGGTCAGCGTCGGGCGCAGCACCTATGACCTGTCGCCGCTGTTCCTGGTGATGGCCACGCAAAACCCCATCGAGCAGGAAGGCACTTACCCGCTGCCCGAGGCGCAGCTCGACCGTTTCCTGATGCACGTCAAGATCGGCTTCCCCGATGCCGCCGTCGAACGGCGTATCCTGCAACAGGCCCGTGGCGAAGCGCTCAACGGCGAAACCAAGCCCGAACGCCGTGTCAGCCAGCAAGCGATCTTCGCCGCGCGCAAGGAAATCCTCGGCCTGTACATGGCCGATGCGGTGGAGGAATACCTGGTGCAACTGGTGATGGCCACCCGCACCCCGGCCAAGTTCGACCCGGAGATGGCCGAGTGGATCGCCTACGGCGCCAGCCCACGCGGCTCCATTGCGCTGGACCGCTGCGCCCGCGCCCATGCCTGGCTGGCCGGGCGTGATTTCGTCAGCCCCGAGGACATCCAGGCCGTGTTGTTCGACGTACTGCGCCATCGCATCATTCTGTCGTTCGAAGCCGAAGCCGCCGGTATTGACCAGGACCGCGTGGTGCAGCGCATTCTCGACGTCGTTGCCGTCGCTTGA
- a CDS encoding DUF58 domain-containing protein, whose translation MNASDGIRVTLSELIEMRHRVREVQLFSTPSQRSPLTGLHHSKLRGRGVDFDQVRVYQAGDDVRTIDWRVTARTQEPHTKLFHEERERPIFIMVEQSCRLFFGSGQMFKSVLAAQAASLIGWAALGHNDRVGGLVFGDNEHYEIKPRRSKQSLLQLLNRLVRVNQSLSTESRPEADALGMALRRGREVLRPGSLVIVICDERALTEGAEQQLSLLSRHCDLLLLPISDPLDHALPAAGLLRFAERGAQLELDTLNFDLRQAYKAQAEARIARWELLAQKLRILLMPLSTQGEMVEQLRDYLNPQRPAKKQ comes from the coding sequence ATGAACGCAAGCGATGGGATCCGCGTCACGCTCAGCGAATTGATCGAGATGCGCCATCGCGTGCGCGAAGTGCAATTATTCTCCACGCCAAGCCAGCGCAGCCCATTGACCGGCCTGCACCATTCCAAGCTGCGCGGGCGCGGCGTCGACTTCGACCAGGTGCGCGTGTACCAGGCCGGCGATGATGTACGCACCATCGATTGGCGCGTGACCGCACGCACTCAGGAGCCGCACACCAAACTGTTCCATGAGGAGCGCGAACGGCCGATCTTCATCATGGTGGAACAAAGCTGCCGGCTGTTCTTCGGCTCTGGGCAAATGTTCAAGTCGGTGCTGGCCGCCCAGGCGGCGAGCCTGATCGGCTGGGCCGCGCTGGGGCACAACGACCGCGTGGGCGGGCTGGTGTTCGGCGACAACGAGCACTACGAAATCAAGCCGCGCCGCAGCAAGCAAAGCCTGCTGCAACTGCTCAACCGCCTGGTGCGCGTCAACCAGAGCCTGAGCACCGAAAGCCGCCCGGAAGCCGACGCCCTTGGCATGGCCCTGCGCCGTGGCCGCGAAGTGTTGCGCCCCGGCAGCCTGGTGATCGTGATCTGCGACGAACGCGCGCTCACCGAAGGTGCCGAGCAACAGCTGAGCCTTTTGTCACGCCATTGCGATCTGCTGCTGTTACCGATCTCCGACCCCCTGGACCACGCCCTGCCCGCCGCCGGACTGCTGCGCTTTGCCGAACGCGGCGCGCAACTGGAACTGGACACACTGAACTTCGATTTGCGCCAGGCCTACAAGGCCCAGGCCGAAGCGCGGATCGCCCGCTGGGAGCTGCTGGCCCAGAAACTGCGGATTTTGCTGATGCCCTTGAGCACCCAGGGCGAAATGGTCGAGCAACTGCGCGACTACCTCAACCCGCAACGCCCGGCTAAAAAACAATGA